Proteins from one Cryptomeria japonica chromosome 4, Sugi_1.0, whole genome shotgun sequence genomic window:
- the LOC131874723 gene encoding LOW QUALITY PROTEIN: uncharacterized protein LOC131874723 (The sequence of the model RefSeq protein was modified relative to this genomic sequence to represent the inferred CDS: deleted 1 base in 1 codon), translating to MLLSASVKSISSMPSPVYQCKKAFLLNIAVNCLFMHLNISWMEVELPMKVEAILMPVGGMSQAEDFTLLGIHSTK from the exons ATGTTGCTCTCGGCCTCAGTGAAATCCATCTCGTCCATGCCCTCTCCAGTATACCAGTGCAAAAAGGCCTTTCTCCTGAACATAGCAGTGAAT TGCTTGTTCATGCACCTGAACATCTCTTGGATGGAGGTGGAGTTACCGATGAAGGTGGAAGCCATCTTGATGCCTGTGGGAGGGATGtcacaagcagaggacttcacatTATTGGGGATCCATTCCACAAAGTAG